One Rhea pennata isolate bPtePen1 chromosome 3, bPtePen1.pri, whole genome shotgun sequence DNA segment encodes these proteins:
- the E2F6 gene encoding transcription factor E2F6 isoform X1 → MATPAKWERLRPLQPDTLRPPVINLNVEDEVQFVRKTLKVTKPRFDASLVYLTRKFMDLVKTAPDGVLDLNEVATTLGVRKRRVYDITNVLDGIHLIQKRSKNLIQWVGSDLDQVVGKAPEQQKLRDELSDLSAMEEALDELIKDCAHQLFELTDDKENAKLAYVTYQDIHSIQAFQEQIVIAIKAPEETKLEVPAPKEDSIEVHIKSTKGPIDVYLCEVEQDKPDAKTFEDMDTVTSETKPSVPPDEE, encoded by the exons ATGGCCACCCCCGCCAAGTGGGAGCGTCTGCGGCCCCTGCAGCCGGACACGCTGCGT CCACCAGTGATCAACCTAAATGTAGAAGATGAGGTACAGTTTGTAAGAA AGACTCTGAAAGTCACAAAGCCTCGATTTGATGCGTCCTTGGTTTATTTGACCCGAAAATTCATGGATCTTGTCAAAACAGCTCCAGATGGTGTCCTTGATTTAAATGAGGTAGCAACAACTCTTGGGGTACGAAAACGAAGAGTATATGACATCACCAATGTGTTGGATGGAATCCACTTAATTCAGAAGAGATCTAAGAACCTTATCCAGTGGGT AGGTTCTGATCTTGATCAAGTTGTCGGAAAGGCACCAGAGCAGCAAAAGCTTAGAGATGAACTTTCTGACTTGTCAGCCATGGAAGAAGCTCTGGATGAATTAATCAAGGATTGTGCTCATCAGTTATTTGAACTGACAGatgacaaagaaaatgcaaaa CTAGCTTATGTGACGTATCAAGATATCCATAGCATTCAGGCATTTCAAGAACAGATTGTTATTGCAATCAAAGCtccagaagaaacaaaattggAAGTACCAGCTCCTAAAGAA GATAGCATAGAAGTACATATAAAGAGTACAAAAGGACCTATTGATGTCTATTTATGTGAAGTGGAACAAGATAAGCCAGATGCCAAAACCTTTGAAGATATGGATACTGTGACTTCTGAAACTAAGCCATCAGTACCTCCTGATGAAG
- the E2F6 gene encoding transcription factor E2F6 isoform X2 — protein sequence MATPAKWERLRPLQPDTLRPPVINLNVEDEVQFVRKTLKVTKPRFDASLVYLTRKFMDLVKTAPDGVLDLNEVATTLGVRKRRVYDITNVLDGIHLIQKRSKNLIQGSDLDQVVGKAPEQQKLRDELSDLSAMEEALDELIKDCAHQLFELTDDKENAKLAYVTYQDIHSIQAFQEQIVIAIKAPEETKLEVPAPKEDSIEVHIKSTKGPIDVYLCEVEQDKPDAKTFEDMDTVTSETKPSVPPDEE from the exons ATGGCCACCCCCGCCAAGTGGGAGCGTCTGCGGCCCCTGCAGCCGGACACGCTGCGT CCACCAGTGATCAACCTAAATGTAGAAGATGAGGTACAGTTTGTAAGAA AGACTCTGAAAGTCACAAAGCCTCGATTTGATGCGTCCTTGGTTTATTTGACCCGAAAATTCATGGATCTTGTCAAAACAGCTCCAGATGGTGTCCTTGATTTAAATGAGGTAGCAACAACTCTTGGGGTACGAAAACGAAGAGTATATGACATCACCAATGTGTTGGATGGAATCCACTTAATTCAGAAGAGATCTAAGAACCTTATCCA AGGTTCTGATCTTGATCAAGTTGTCGGAAAGGCACCAGAGCAGCAAAAGCTTAGAGATGAACTTTCTGACTTGTCAGCCATGGAAGAAGCTCTGGATGAATTAATCAAGGATTGTGCTCATCAGTTATTTGAACTGACAGatgacaaagaaaatgcaaaa CTAGCTTATGTGACGTATCAAGATATCCATAGCATTCAGGCATTTCAAGAACAGATTGTTATTGCAATCAAAGCtccagaagaaacaaaattggAAGTACCAGCTCCTAAAGAA GATAGCATAGAAGTACATATAAAGAGTACAAAAGGACCTATTGATGTCTATTTATGTGAAGTGGAACAAGATAAGCCAGATGCCAAAACCTTTGAAGATATGGATACTGTGACTTCTGAAACTAAGCCATCAGTACCTCCTGATGAAG
- the E2F6 gene encoding transcription factor E2F6 isoform X3, giving the protein MATPAKWERLRPLQPDTLRPPVINLNVEDEVQFVRKTLKVTKPRFDASLVYLTRKFMDLVKTAPDGVLDLNEVATTLGVRKRRVYDITNVLDGIHLIQKRSKNLIQWVGSDLDQVVGKAPEQQKLRDELSDLSAMEEALDELIKDCAHQLFELTDDKENAKLAYVTYQDIHSIQAFQEQIVIAIKAPEETKLEVPAPKESLFYRIA; this is encoded by the exons ATGGCCACCCCCGCCAAGTGGGAGCGTCTGCGGCCCCTGCAGCCGGACACGCTGCGT CCACCAGTGATCAACCTAAATGTAGAAGATGAGGTACAGTTTGTAAGAA AGACTCTGAAAGTCACAAAGCCTCGATTTGATGCGTCCTTGGTTTATTTGACCCGAAAATTCATGGATCTTGTCAAAACAGCTCCAGATGGTGTCCTTGATTTAAATGAGGTAGCAACAACTCTTGGGGTACGAAAACGAAGAGTATATGACATCACCAATGTGTTGGATGGAATCCACTTAATTCAGAAGAGATCTAAGAACCTTATCCAGTGGGT AGGTTCTGATCTTGATCAAGTTGTCGGAAAGGCACCAGAGCAGCAAAAGCTTAGAGATGAACTTTCTGACTTGTCAGCCATGGAAGAAGCTCTGGATGAATTAATCAAGGATTGTGCTCATCAGTTATTTGAACTGACAGatgacaaagaaaatgcaaaa CTAGCTTATGTGACGTATCAAGATATCCATAGCATTCAGGCATTTCAAGAACAGATTGTTATTGCAATCAAAGCtccagaagaaacaaaattggAAGTACCAGCTCCTAAAGAA TCCTTGTTTTATAGGATAGCATAG